The nucleotide sequence GCCTTCGCCGAACTGACGTTCCGCAATATCCTCGATTCCCTGTCGGACCTGAAGCGTCTGGCCCGCAGTTCCCAGGCCACCGGCGACCCGGCTCAGCCGTGCCACCTGTTTGCCTGTCCGCGTCTGGCCGAGCTGACCGGGGCGGTCTCCGACGCCATCAAGACCCTGGAGCGGACCAGAACGGCTTTTAAGTCCAAGGATATCGCCCAGTTACGAAAACGGCTGGAGTCGCTGCTGTCCGAGGACGCGGCGGCTGAAGCGCCCGTCCAGCCCGCCGAAGGTCAATCCGGCGGATAATCTTGGCCGGTAATCCGAAAAATGCTTGCCAAACTGTACTGAGTGATTATACTAGTACCTGACATGATTTGTGCTGTGGTTCGGGATAAGACCGAACCGCCTTGACGGGCAGGACAAAGGGCCTGCAAGTGGAAGGCAGGGCGAAAGCATTGTCCACCGGTGGACAGTGTCTTCGCGCTGCCTTTTTTGTTTGGAGCGACTCGTGACGACCGGCGCCTCTTGTCGAACGGAAGGTCGGATCTTCTCCGAGTGCGAATGGCGGTTGCTCTCGGATGATCTGGGCTTCTCTCCGCGGCAGGTTCAGATCGTCCGGTGCCTGTTCGACGGCCTGAGCGACAAGCAGGTGGCGGCCGAGACGCGAGTGTCGGTTCCGACCGTGCGGACGCACCTGACGCGCCTCTTCACGCGGCTCAACGTCCAGGACCGCAACGAACTGATTCTGTACGTCTTCCGGCGGTTCCGGAGACGCTGCATCAAGTCGGAGTGCCCGCGCTGCCGGCGGCAGTCGGCCCTGGCGGGCGGCGAGTAGGATGATTGCGGCAATGTACCTGGTCAAGGACAGATCGGTGACGCGAGACGAAGCGGACGACCGTCTGGTCGACGAGGGCGACGCCTTCAGCGACCGCGAGTGGGATGAACTGATCGAGGCACTGGGCCTGTCGGGCCGCCAGGTGCAGATCGCACGGTTGATCTTGGAGGGCATGAGCGACAAACAGATCGCAGCGGAATTGCGGATGTCCATCGCCACCGTGCGAACGCATTTGAGTCGCCTGTTTGCCAAGCTGGAAGTTCAGAACCGTAACGAACTCATCCTCCTGGTGCTTCGCCAGTTCCGCACCGGATGCCGGGAGGCTGATTGTCTGCGGTAACCG is from Phycisphaerae bacterium and encodes:
- a CDS encoding response regulator transcription factor yields the protein MTTGASCRTEGRIFSECEWRLLSDDLGFSPRQVQIVRCLFDGLSDKQVAAETRVSVPTVRTHLTRLFTRLNVQDRNELILYVFRRFRRRCIKSECPRCRRQSALAGGE
- a CDS encoding helix-turn-helix transcriptional regulator; translation: MTRDEADDRLVDEGDAFSDREWDELIEALGLSGRQVQIARLILEGMSDKQIAAELRMSIATVRTHLSRLFAKLEVQNRNELILLVLRQFRTGCREADCLR